Within the Sporichthyaceae bacterium genome, the region GCAGCGAACGCGCCGCTTTCGTATTCCTCTTCGAGGACCTGCACTGGTTCGACGAACACAGTCTCGCGTTCCTCGATGAGTGGCTGCCCTCTTTCCCCGGCACCCGCACGCTGATCGTCACCAACTTCCGGCCCGAGTTCCGCCCGCCGTGGGCGAGCCGCTCCTACTACCGGCAGTTGCCGCTGTCCGGCCTGGGCCTGGACGACGTGCGTGCGCTGCTGGCTGATCTCCTGGGCACCCATCGGTCCTTGACTGCGTTGGCCGAGGACGTTGCCGAACGCTCCGGCGGGAACCCGTTTTTCGTCGAAGAGATCGTGCGCTCCTGGATCGAGGACGGCACGCTGGCCGGCATGCCCGGCGGATATTGCCTGGCGCGCCCGGCGGAGGCAGTGCGGGTACCCGCGTCGGTCCACTCTGTTCTCGCCGGACGCATCGATCGGTTATCGGCCACCGAGAAGGCGCTCGTGCAGACCGCCGCGGTTATCGGCCGTTCGTTCCCCGCGGATCTGCTGGCCGCCGTCGCCGGTGCCCCACGTGTCGACGACGCGTTGTACGCGCTGTGCTCGGCCGAACTGCTGCAGCAGACCGAGGACGGGGATTACCGGTTCTGGCACCCCCTCACCCAGGAGGTCGCTTACGCCAGCCTGCTCAGCGCCACCCGCCGTCGTCACCACCGCGCGACGGCGCACGCCCTGCTGGATACCGACGCCACCCGGCACGATGAACTGGCAGCGGTCGTGGCCGGCCACTTCGAGGCAGCGGCCGATCGCGTGGAGGCGGCCCGCTGGCAGATCCGGGCTGCGACCACCGCCGCTCGGACGGACCTGAACGAGGCGATCCGCCGCTTACAGGCGGGGGTCGGCCATCTTGCCGATGCCCCGCAGACCCCGGAGGTCAGTGCCCTCGGGGTACGCGGCCGGGTGCAGCTGTTGCGGATCGGTGCGCGTCTCGGGCTGGATCCGGCGGACGCCGACCGGATTTACGCGGAGGCGCACGCCGCCGTCCAACAGCTCGACGCTCCTGTGCTGGCGGCGGCCCTGTCGATGGCGAACGGCGTGTACCGGATGTTCGCGGTCAGCACCGGCGAGGGTCGACATGCGATGGTGGAGGCCGCGCGACAGGCCGACCTCAGTGACGACGTCGAGGTGCGTGCCTGGGCCTACACCTCGGGGTCCGCACCGTTCGCCTACACCGGCCCACTGCAGGCGGGACTGCAGCGGCTGGACCACGGGGTGACACTGTGCGCGGGTGATCCGCGAGTGGGGATGGGTTACGGGTACAGCGTGCTCGACACCGGGCTGTTCCTGCGGGCGTCGTTCTGCATCCCCGCCGGGATGCTCGACGCGGCCCGGTCCGGCTTGCAGGCCGCGCTGGGCGCCTTCCGGATCCGGCCGATGGCGGACTGGCAGGTGTGGACGCTGGCGCTGTTCGCACCGCTCGCGGAAGCCACCGGCCTGGCATCGGACCTCGATGCAGACGTCGGTACCGAGGAGATGTTGCGGCTGGCCGAGGACGCGGGCAGCGCGCTGGGCCGGGTGCGGGCCATGCAGGCCTGGGGCATCGTGTCCGTGCTGCGTGGGCAGTACGCGCAGGCGTGCGGCCAGTTGGAGGACGGCCTGGAAATATTGCGCAAGCATCGGGCCGCGGTGTGCGAAGAACCGGGCATGCTGGCATATCTGGCTCAGGCACAGCTCGGCTGCGGTGAGGTGGCCCAAGCGCGCGCCACCGCGCAGGAGGCACTGGTGGCAGCCCGCACCCAGGGGGCGCAGGTGGTCGAGTGCTACGTCCAATTGGTACGGGCCCGCATATGGCGGCAGAGCGCCGCGGGCGAGGCCGACCGGGAGGTGGCGGCGGCCGCGTTGTCTGCCGCTGAGGGCCTCGCCGACGAGGTTCAGGCGCGCACCTACGCCGCCTTCCTCGCTGAGGAACGGATCCGCCTCGACGGTGGCAACCTGGCCGAGGCGGCAGACGGTTACGAGGCGATCGGCGCACACCGGCACGCGCGACGCGTTCGGGCGGCCTCGGCCCGCTTAGATTGACCGGGTGGACTCCCCGACCGAGGACCTGTCGTGGTCCGACGTCGGCGTCGGGCCGCACCCCCAGCCCTGGCCCACCGGCGAGCGCTTCGACCCCGCGTTGCTCGAGCACGGTGACCGGCGCAACGTGGTGGATCGCTACCGGTACTGGCGTCGCGATGCCGTAGTCGCGGACCTGGACACCCGCCGCCACCCGTTCCACGTGGCCATCGAGAACTGGCAGCACGACTTCAACATCGGTTCGGTGGTGCGCACCGCCAACGCCTTCCTGGCCGCG harbors:
- a CDS encoding adenylate/guanylate cyclase domain-containing protein — translated: MPTDGGPEGERKQVTVLFADVARSMDLAERFDADEWTSIITGLFRVAADAVTRFGGTVDKFTGDGLMAVFGAPVAQEDHAARGCHAALALITAATEYAAVVQAEHRVELAVRVGLNSGEVVAGDVASSGFTAVGHAVGLAQRMESGANPGSVRLTERTARLVGDAFRLRDLGVVQIAGAAEPMHAYELDAATGRTRSRAGTARLVGRQAEWDAIEAALAAADRGQAQVIGIVGEAGAGKSRLCEELAARATQLGMGVRRTAGVSHATSAPLLPIRALLADYFAISDSDSAADVRTKVAARALDLDPFLADDLPLIFDFLEVPDPDRPAPNLGPDARRRRVLEVIRRMTRRRSERAAFVFLFEDLHWFDEHSLAFLDEWLPSFPGTRTLIVTNFRPEFRPPWASRSYYRQLPLSGLGLDDVRALLADLLGTHRSLTALAEDVAERSGGNPFFVEEIVRSWIEDGTLAGMPGGYCLARPAEAVRVPASVHSVLAGRIDRLSATEKALVQTAAVIGRSFPADLLAAVAGAPRVDDALYALCSAELLQQTEDGDYRFWHPLTQEVAYASLLSATRRRHHRATAHALLDTDATRHDELAAVVAGHFEAAADRVEAARWQIRAATTAARTDLNEAIRRLQAGVGHLADAPQTPEVSALGVRGRVQLLRIGARLGLDPADADRIYAEAHAAVQQLDAPVLAAALSMANGVYRMFAVSTGEGRHAMVEAARQADLSDDVEVRAWAYTSGSAPFAYTGPLQAGLQRLDHGVTLCAGDPRVGMGYGYSVLDTGLFLRASFCIPAGMLDAARSGLQAALGAFRIRPMADWQVWTLALFAPLAEATGLASDLDADVGTEEMLRLAEDAGSALGRVRAMQAWGIVSVLRGQYAQACGQLEDGLEILRKHRAAVCEEPGMLAYLAQAQLGCGEVAQARATAQEALVAARTQGAQVVECYVQLVRARIWRQSAAGEADREVAAAALSAAEGLADEVQARTYAAFLAEERIRLDGGNLAEAADGYEAIGAHRHARRVRAASARLD